In Mobula birostris isolate sMobBir1 chromosome 2, sMobBir1.hap1, whole genome shotgun sequence, the genomic stretch ATGTGCATTATGAAATGGTTAGGGTACTGGGTAACAAAATTGCACGACTTACACGAGAAAATGTTTCCACTATCTTTACCTGTATGTACCTCAGCGGAAGGGGTCTGGGGATCATTGCGTACGGAGTCCATGTTGTGTGTTTTAATGTGCCTCATTAGGTCATCTGGGTACTGGGTAATGAAGTCACACAGGTTGCAAGAGAAATCTTTCGGGGCAGGTTCGCTCTtgctttcctcctggtgctctgatgCCATGTCATTGCTCAGGTGACTCTGTACGTGCGCTTTCCAGCTCGTCGCACTGCTGCTACAGTAAGTGCACCAGTCACACTTAAAGGGCTTTATATCTGGCCCATTCCTTTGGGCCCCCTCTACCTTCTCGGTCACATCCACGTGAGTTTTCACGTGCCTCGCAAGGATACTGGGATACCGTGCTTTAAAATCGCACAGCTCACAAGGAAAGGATTTCTCGGATTTTGCTAAGCTGCTGCCTTCACCTTCGTCTGGCGAGGCCTTCTCCAAGTGCGTTTGTTTGTGCCGCTTCAGATTCTCCATTCGGCTACAGGTGTAACTACACTCGTCGCACTGGAAGGGCTTTTCCCCGGTGTGGATCAATATGTGCCGCTTGAGATTACCCTGCTGCACTGTGGCGTATGAACAGTAGTGGCACTTGTACGGCTTTTCTGCATTGTGAGTTTTCATGTGCCTCATGAGATGACCTGGATACTCTGAGACAAAACTACACAGCTTACAGGTATAGAGCTCCTGAGGCTTCTCACTCCCCTCCCACGCCAGTGACTCTTTCTTGATGTGACCCTCCTTATGGTCCCTGAGCTCCTCTGCACTGGCGCACGTACAGTAGCAGATGCCGCACTTGAAGGACTTTGGCCGCGTGTGTGTTAACAGGTGCCGCTTGAGGTTTCCAGACTGGTGAGACGCGTACTCGCATTGGTCGCACTTGAAGGGTTTTTCTCCCAGGTGAATGCGCAGGTGTCTCTGGAGATTCCCCGATAAGGACGACACGTAATTACAGTACGTACACTTATAAGGCTTCTTCTCCCCACTTGCGCTGTTGGTTGTGTGCTCTTGTTGATGTTGCTTAAGTTCCGTCAAGTTAccacagacacagtcacacaaGCGGCACTTGAGTGACCTTTTGTGCATATGAGTTTGTCTGTGCCTCTTGAGGTGCCCAGACTGATAGGTTGCATAGTCACACTGGTCACATTTAAAGGGTTTCTCTCCAAGATGAATTCGGGTGTGCCTTTGGAGATTCCCCAGTAATAACGACGTATAATCACAATATGAACATTTGTAAGGCTTTTTATCCCCGGTGCCTGTTTGGGCTGGCTCGGTTGAGACTGGATTGCTGGTACTTTGCTTGCTCACTGGAGGTTTCTCCTCATCTCGTGACAGCTTGTCCTTAACGTGAATCTGTCTGTGCTGCCTCAAATCAATCACATTACTGCAGACGTAGCTGCAATGGCGACAGTTGAGCATCTTCTCACGCGTGTGTGTCAGCAGGTGACGTTTGAGGTTTCCCATCTGACAAGAAGAATAACTGCATTTGTCACACTTAAAGGGCTTTTCCCCCAGATGGATGCGCGTGTGCCGCTGCAAGTTCCCCAGCAGCGGCGAGGCATAGCTGCAATACAAACATTTATAAGGCTTGTCCTCACTAATTTCCTTCACCTCGACTGTGTCTGCTTGTGGGCTGTCCATTAACCCTTTGTCATCTTTGTGGTTTTGCTTGTGCCTCATTAAATCAGCCATACTTTCCCCTTCGTACTCACACTGTCCGCATTTGAAGCACTTTTTCCTCGAGTGTGTCAGCATGTGCCGTTTGAGATTACCCATCTGGACGGAAGCATAGTCACACTGGTTACACATGAATGACTTCTTCTGGGTGTGGATTAGCTTGTGTCGTTTCAGGTTCCCTGACTGGCCGGTCGCATAGTAACACTGGTCGCATTTGAAGGGCTTTTCTCCAAGGTGAATGCGGATATGGCGCTGTAGATTCCCCATTAGTGATGATGTGTAGTTGCAATACGAGCAGTTGTAAAATTTCTTCTCTCCTCCCACGGCGGCAGAGGTATTACCTGCTTGCAAGGACACAGGTTTCCCCGAGACTGCGCCGCTCTTTATTTCCATTGAAGGCTGGTTCGCGTGCCGAGCTGGAGCTATCGTATGATTGCAGGCAACGTGACAGCCAGTGCACTCGACTGGCCGTTCCTGGGACTGGTCAGGTTCTTCGACACACTGTGATGCCTTCTGGCCTTCGTGAATcaggaaatgatgcttcaatTTGTCCGCCTGCTCAGCAGTGTAACTGCAGTACGAACATTTGTACAGTTCCTCATCACCCGGTACTTTGGTTTGGCTGAGACTTTCACAGTACAAGGAAGATTCCTCAAGACTACAGTCTTCTTCCAGTGTAACTTCCATGCTGGCTTCCAGATGACTCTGACTGACAAAGCCGTTTGTCTGGGGAAAGGGGGCATCGCGATGGGAAACACTGGGTGGCCTGGCAGTAGATTCCGCTTGGGCAGCTGTCTGGAAATCCTTTTCAACCTTGAGTCTTTTGCAGCTTGGGGGAAGATCACCATTGTCACCTGCATCAGCAAACTCCAAGCCACCAGAACCTGCAAACAGAAACCAATAGACACAATTTACCAGATGCTGCCAGCCAGCAAGCACAAACAAGATTTGGCATGTACAGTCGGCCCTCTGTATCCGCGGATTCAACCGACCGCGGATCGGAATCgggaaaaaaaaaacctggaagttctctctctttcttcttattccctaaacaatacagtgtaacaactatttacatagcatttccaATGtataggtttcccccgctatccgaaagtaaagcgaagaagcaattaccattaatgtatatgggaaaaatttttgagtgttcccagacccaaaaaataacctaccaaatcataccaaataacacataaaacctaaaataacactaacatatagtaaaagcaggaattatatgataaatacacagcctatatcaaggagaaataatgcatgtacagtacattgtagtttcacttaccaaaatcgggaagacagtgagcacactggaaggttcgtgcatttttctatcatacagttctttgcaaacactcaaaacatcctgcaaacctgccctaaacctacgtgccctttcaaaattaaagtcatacttttctgcaatcattgcagcactgtcaatcgtagcgaaaatctcacgcagttcaaagctatggcgGCTTGATGCTGAGTGTTTGTTTTGCTGACAGCAAAACAAACACTGAACGCTATTTTGGCTTTTCGCCACTGTCACTGCTCGGGGTTCGTAGAACagctacgatggttgcgtctgtactgaacatgtacagacttttttttcttgtcagtattccctaaacaatacaggaTAACaagtatttacatagcatttacattgtattaggtattataagtaatctagagatgagtTAAAGTATACCGGAgaatgtgcgtaggttatatgcaaatactacgccattttatatacaagacttgagcatccgcggaatttggtatccgcggggggtccCAGAACCAAACCCCCGCGGATACGGAGGGCTGACTGTACTTTAAAACGAACActttaaatacattttaaaacagcttcactttcaaggcctctacaactcatgttctcagcagtatttatttaaatttgcaCAATTGTTTGCCTTGCACATTGGTgctttgtcagtctttatgaagagcttttcataaattccatttaattctttattttcttgtaaatgcctgcaagaaaatgaatctcaaggtagtatataaaatcacaagacataggagcaaaactaggccattcagcccatcgagtcagccctgtcattccatcatggctgatttatcattcctCTCAACCCATTATATCTCAAAcccaatttgataataaatttactttgattttgccATTCTGTTAATAGACCTGGAAGTTAAGGTGAGCAGCAATCACAAAGCAGAGCATCTTATACATCAACAGAGCACTGGGATTTTTCCAAATTTTGATTCTTTTGAAAGGATTACCAGTATGTCTGGTTTGAAGCAGTGCATTAAACAAACTGAACCCATAaaaatactgattaaggaaaacctAACTGATAAGCTATACAGAAAAGTCACACAGGTCTTAGTGCCATATCAAAAGATTGTGCTCTCTCATTCGATTTGAATTCAAACAAGAGGGAgagaattggaaaaaaaaactttcattCTGTACCCCAACAAATTGAAGTTCACAAGTTAGTAAAGAATTGTTTCAAGTATTTTTATCCTAAGAGTTGAAAGATCATTCCTATTGCCCAGAAATAATTTTAATAATAACAACTACTTTAATTATGGAGCACTTTTCATagatgatgtagttcaaagtgctttacaatggaataaagtacaaatataaaaataaaataaaaaataaaaataaacatgaaaataaaagacacaaAGCTGTTTGTTacaagcaaggttaaataaataggttttgagttgGCGTTTAAATTTA encodes the following:
- the LOC140189188 gene encoding uncharacterized protein, encoding MPRRKQSNPQPVKSSGGLEFADAGDNGDLPPSCKRLKVEKDFQTAAQAESTARPPSVSHRDAPFPQTNGFVSQSHLEASMEVTLEEDCSLEESSLYCESLSQTKVPGDEELYKCSYCSYTAEQADKLKHHFLIHEGQKASQCVEEPDQSQERPVECTGCHVACNHTIAPARHANQPSMEIKSGAVSGKPVSLQAGNTSAAVGGEKKFYNCSYCNYTSSLMGNLQRHIRIHLGEKPFKCDQCYYATGQSGNLKRHKLIHTQKKSFMCNQCDYASVQMGNLKRHMLTHSRKKCFKCGQCEYEGESMADLMRHKQNHKDDKGLMDSPQADTVEVKEISEDKPYKCLYCSYASPLLGNLQRHTRIHLGEKPFKCDKCSYSSCQMGNLKRHLLTHTREKMLNCRHCSYVCSNVIDLRQHRQIHVKDKLSRDEEKPPVSKQSTSNPVSTEPAQTGTGDKKPYKCSYCDYTSLLLGNLQRHTRIHLGEKPFKCDQCDYATYQSGHLKRHRQTHMHKRSLKCRLCDCVCGNLTELKQHQQEHTTNSASGEKKPYKCTYCNYVSSLSGNLQRHLRIHLGEKPFKCDQCEYASHQSGNLKRHLLTHTRPKSFKCGICYCTCASAEELRDHKEGHIKKESLAWEGSEKPQELYTCKLCSFVSEYPGHLMRHMKTHNAEKPYKCHYCSYATVQQGNLKRHILIHTGEKPFQCDECSYTCSRMENLKRHKQTHLEKASPDEGEGSSLAKSEKSFPCELCDFKARYPSILARHVKTHVDVTEKVEGAQRNGPDIKPFKCDWCTYCSSSATSWKAHVQSHLSNDMASEHQEESKSEPAPKDFSCNLCDFITQYPDDLMRHIKTHNMDSVRNDPQTPSAEVHTGKDSGNIFSCKSCNFVTQYPNHFIMHMKTHMKTLSTSNSEYQCSHCNYSTKQSGNFKRHIQIHLGIKPYKCKKCSYASINFANLKRHLQTHIKQASDQTDSSSSNTFELFQKSIKTESEDDPCSQEERLENDDKWPSCRNLKWKRQYKCSQCFYKSTELGNLNRHIRSHRGEKPFKCTQCDYASTQMVNVRRHLQTHTEKKSFQCTQCKFVCESRVALKLHKQSHEASAEIKQEGESESSISKEQKVFTCKLCSFASQYQSNLIRHMNIHNYKRPYKCSQCNYVSAQMGNLKRHMRNHLQSETFQCEQCNYSCASMTNLKRHTRVHTSQNPTVE